A window of the Verminephrobacter eiseniae EF01-2 genome harbors these coding sequences:
- a CDS encoding multiubiquitin domain-containing protein translates to MQTKTHNGDDRSDVEDVAAAIREGRSLRAAALYRIVVLDDQLNERNIDLTDPVPTARQILQAAGLRPGDGYSVYAILTSGEFEDLRLDETYDLRGRGAERFVIFQTDRSFKFTIDDRQLEWGKPSISGRVLKALAGVPPETYDVYLEVRGGGQDVLIRDGDLIDLGKPGIERFITLIRDTTEGLLALPDADERYLSSHGVVFETVSDGAHTGVIFKQLPLPAGKFNHAAADVLVLLPPGYPDVAPDMFYCDPWLTLQSVGRCPTCADQAHAFQGHSWQRWSRHNTAWRPGIDGLHTMLKRIEHAMAEAK, encoded by the coding sequence ATGCAAACCAAAACCCACAACGGCGATGACCGTTCCGATGTCGAAGATGTCGCGGCGGCGATCCGCGAAGGCCGCAGCCTGCGCGCGGCGGCGCTCTACCGGATCGTCGTCTTGGACGACCAGCTCAATGAGCGCAACATCGATCTCACCGATCCGGTGCCGACCGCGCGCCAGATCCTCCAGGCCGCCGGCTTGCGCCCGGGCGACGGCTACAGTGTCTACGCGATCCTGACCTCCGGCGAGTTCGAGGACCTGCGCCTGGACGAAACCTACGATCTGCGCGGCCGCGGCGCGGAGCGCTTCGTCATCTTCCAGACCGACCGCTCGTTCAAGTTCACGATCGACGACCGCCAACTGGAGTGGGGCAAGCCCAGCATCAGCGGCCGCGTGCTCAAGGCGCTGGCCGGCGTCCCGCCGGAGACCTACGACGTCTACCTCGAAGTGCGCGGCGGCGGTCAGGATGTCCTGATCCGCGACGGCGACCTGATCGATCTGGGCAAGCCGGGCATCGAGCGCTTCATCACGCTGATCCGAGACACCACGGAGGGCCTGCTCGCGCTGCCCGACGCGGACGAGCGCTATCTGAGCAGCCACGGCGTGGTCTTCGAGACAGTGAGCGACGGTGCGCACACGGGCGTCATCTTCAAGCAGCTGCCGCTGCCCGCCGGAAAGTTCAACCACGCCGCGGCCGACGTGCTCGTTCTCCTGCCGCCCGGCTATCCCGATGTCGCGCCGGACATGTTCTATTGCGACCCCTGGCTGACGCTGCAAAGCGTGGGGCGCTGCCCGACCTGCGCCGACCAGGCCCACGCGTTCCAGGGTCACAGCTGGCAGCGCTGGTCGCGCCACAACACGGCGTGGCGGCCGGGCATCGACGGCCTGCACACCATGCTCAAGCGCATCGAGCACGCCATGGCGGAGGCGAAGTGA
- a CDS encoding ThiF family adenylyltransferase, translated as MSAAALDIVLLEPHEAALRSLLHRDDGAEASAYVLFGRADISADPWSGLPRARLISHEVIPVAADEMVSASPVHVTWSTRGFMRVLGVAKERGLVAGLVHTHPNAAAFFSDQDDRNEAELARTTFNKGVSGLASMVFGRDDAMAGRLWIAPGETVTASSISLVGSQIKIARAEAAADEGQFLARQAALFGRGFNTVVRGLRVGVVGGGGTGSAVAMLLARLGVGFLGLMDKDTIDVTNLNRVHGSRAADVAAGLAKVDILARETRAAGLGTQVVTKKEWVGHPDLRDLLRSCDVLFGCTDDHQGRLTLNRLAHYYGIPLIDVGLRMRAARSGADFDMTGRVSMIRPGNPCLMCLGVVDTRRAAAEGLRRSDPAEFERRKAEAYVDGGGDPSPAVVTFTTAIACAAVDELIQGLTSFRGPGGMTHNRIRRFDRVEDRSMTCRPVASCPVCASQASWGRGDVNPFLGVIG; from the coding sequence ATGTCGGCGGCTGCTCTGGACATTGTCTTGCTGGAGCCGCACGAGGCGGCCCTGCGCTCGCTGCTGCACAGGGATGACGGGGCCGAGGCGTCCGCCTATGTGCTGTTCGGCAGGGCCGACATCTCGGCAGACCCCTGGTCGGGCCTGCCCCGCGCCAGGCTGATCTCGCACGAGGTCATCCCCGTCGCGGCCGATGAGATGGTCTCGGCATCCCCGGTCCACGTCACGTGGTCCACCCGAGGCTTCATGCGCGTTCTCGGCGTCGCGAAGGAACGCGGCTTGGTCGCGGGCCTGGTGCACACGCATCCGAACGCGGCAGCGTTCTTCTCCGACCAAGATGATCGAAACGAGGCAGAGCTGGCCCGGACGACGTTCAACAAGGGCGTTTCCGGCCTGGCCAGCATGGTTTTCGGCCGCGACGATGCTATGGCGGGCAGGCTCTGGATCGCACCCGGCGAGACCGTCACAGCCTCATCGATCTCGCTGGTAGGCAGCCAGATCAAGATCGCCCGCGCGGAAGCGGCAGCTGACGAAGGCCAATTCCTGGCGCGGCAGGCCGCGCTCTTCGGCCGCGGGTTCAATACAGTCGTGCGCGGGCTGCGGGTCGGCGTCGTAGGGGGCGGCGGCACGGGCAGTGCTGTCGCGATGCTGTTGGCGCGACTGGGCGTCGGCTTTCTGGGGCTAATGGACAAAGACACCATCGATGTCACCAATCTCAACCGCGTGCATGGCTCGCGTGCCGCGGACGTTGCCGCCGGCCTAGCCAAGGTGGACATCCTCGCGCGCGAGACTCGCGCGGCGGGTCTCGGCACCCAGGTCGTCACCAAGAAGGAATGGGTCGGCCACCCTGATCTGCGCGACCTGCTGCGCTCCTGCGATGTGCTGTTCGGTTGTACCGACGACCATCAGGGGCGGCTGACGCTCAACCGCCTGGCGCACTACTACGGCATCCCGCTGATCGATGTCGGCCTGCGCATGCGCGCGGCACGCAGTGGCGCGGACTTCGACATGACGGGCCGCGTGTCGATGATTCGCCCCGGCAACCCTTGTCTCATGTGTCTGGGGGTGGTCGATACTCGCCGCGCTGCGGCCGAAGGGCTCCGGCGCAGCGACCCGGCCGAGTTCGAGCGGCGTAAGGCGGAAGCCTATGTGGATGGCGGCGGCGACCCCTCGCCCGCCGTGGTCACGTTCACCACTGCCATCGCCTGCGCGGCCGTCGATGAGCTCATTCAGGGCCTGACCAGCTTTCGCGGCCCCGGGGGCATGACACACAACAGGATTCGCCGCTTCGACCGCGTGGAAGATCGTTCCATGACCTGCCGACCTGTCGCTTCTTGCCCGGTTTGTGCCAGCCAGGCGAGCTGGGGGCGCGGCGATGTCAACCCTTTCCTCGGCGTGATCGGATAA
- a CDS encoding DUF6527 family protein, which produces MSCPGGCGVQIALSLNPDRRPRWSVETDFWGRPTVSPSIHQHRACSCHFWVKKGVIEWCR; this is translated from the coding sequence ATGAGCTGCCCGGGCGGTTGCGGGGTGCAGATCGCGCTTTCACTTAACCCGGATCGACGGCCTCGCTGGTCTGTTGAAACAGACTTCTGGGGGCGTCCCACCGTGTCGCCTTCCATCCACCAGCATCGGGCATGTTCCTGTCACTTTTGGGTGAAGAAGGGCGTGATCGAGTGGTGCCGGTAA
- a CDS encoding helix-turn-helix domain-containing protein, with protein sequence MNLTEAEIVELRQQANGRAVRADLARRARLILLLAEGLTWSAIRAKLDCNDSYIALWSKRFAADRLAGLFSRHAGRQRYKVTDRLEARVLARTTKHKPADGSTHWSTRKLAAELGGDISHMTVARIWAKHGLKPHRLEGYLASNDPDRVNC encoded by the coding sequence ATGAACTTGACCGAAGCCGAAATCGTGGAACTGCGGCAGCAAGCCAATGGAAGGGCCGTTCGAGCGGATTTGGCGCGTCGTGCGCGTCTGATCTTGCTGCTTGCCGAGGGACTGACCTGGAGCGCCATCAGGGCCAAGCTCGATTGCAATGACAGCTACATTGCTCTCTGGAGCAAGCGCTTCGCTGCGGACCGTTTGGCAGGCTTGTTTTCTCGCCATGCCGGTCGCCAGCGCTACAAGGTCACCGACCGCCTTGAGGCGCGTGTGTTGGCGCGCACGACCAAGCACAAGCCCGCCGATGGCTCCACGCACTGGTCCACGCGCAAGCTCGCTGCCGAACTTGGTGGCGACATCTCGCACATGACCGTGGCGCGCATCTGGGCCAAGCACGGACTCAAACCGCATCGGCTTGAAGGCTATCTCGCCTCCAACGATCCGGACCGGGTGAACTGCTGA
- a CDS encoding DUF4400 domain-containing protein translates to MIEIKNQFARHSLLWIWVLPLALVFLTPAVVDREQMRVPREEVKTMLLLGQDAERVTRRADALYQSMFVATGAVGWTQKLLTSQGKSTDPVFFRNLARETRKYHDNLWNMVYRAVWRLAGLWPTFLALMLALALPALIDGLVVRAKKVDMFRSHNPVFFWSAGHLFVMVMGVFLVLPLLPFTISISILYGAVAAIALALWVTASNFQTGV, encoded by the coding sequence ATGATCGAGATCAAAAACCAATTCGCGCGCCACAGCCTTTTGTGGATCTGGGTGCTGCCGTTGGCACTGGTTTTCCTCACACCGGCTGTCGTCGATCGCGAGCAGATGCGTGTTCCGCGTGAGGAGGTGAAGACGATGCTGCTTCTGGGTCAGGATGCCGAGCGGGTGACGAGGCGGGCTGATGCGCTGTACCAGTCAATGTTCGTTGCGACGGGCGCCGTTGGATGGACGCAAAAACTGCTCACCAGCCAGGGCAAGTCCACCGATCCGGTTTTCTTTCGCAACCTCGCGCGCGAGACCCGCAAGTACCACGACAACCTTTGGAACATGGTCTATCGGGCGGTATGGAGGCTGGCCGGGCTCTGGCCGACCTTCCTGGCATTGATGCTGGCGCTTGCGCTGCCGGCGTTGATAGATGGGCTGGTGGTGCGCGCGAAGAAGGTGGACATGTTCAGGTCGCACAACCCCGTGTTCTTCTGGTCGGCCGGGCATCTGTTCGTGATGGTGATGGGGGTGTTCCTCGTGCTGCCGCTGTTGCCCTTCACGATCAGTATCAGCATCCTCTACGGGGCCGTTGCGGCCATTGCACTGGCCCTGTGGGTGACTGCCTCGAACTTCCAGACGGGCGTCTGA
- the traD gene encoding conjugative transfer system coupling protein TraD (Members of this protein family are the putative conjugative coupling factor, TraD, as the term is used for the SXT and TOL plasmid systems.), whose protein sequence is MSVRKYEDLFRKAYEGYAAMAWGAGAVLLMVHRPPWWHLIVPVLVLLSVSRALQVKRLWSFRLALSLARGRTITLADLMQRSRFYCKRGMLSLGRGYSWTQRHAEIADQILNRNVDELPDLPLFVREAMLELEHKPRDALTKIDKMKLAVIRKILPSNTKPVLDSDIGAPWIHGIGIEQEQDLGIPFTSLAGHTLITGTTRAGKTRLYESITAQIVDIGSALIVIDPKKDIDWVSMLKLMCRLKGRKFLYFDPAQPSKSIRLQPLQNWNTKSEPATRIGQLVDADGSFAAFAWKTLYRVHRALIATGQRPTIRNTKRYVQMGVEGLAEKLLSIHFADKHGPEWDRDLKNLPKDGKTMTRLDWCIAKFIADGESDDIIEGIISMVKHSKEHYSKMVQVLEPILEMLGSDELGDLLSPDHQDLTDKRPIYDMRRVIDEKAVLYIALDSLSNKTIASAIGSILLADLSSTLGAIYNFSTPTDAYLFVDEVAEVANDQLIQILNKGGGAGIKCFLAMQAIADLTVRLGSKDKCEQVLANLNNIISLRIRSAETAKYVSELFGEVKTRTMDVSYSSGSESSAAFTEFRSNTSRSLKAERSSLIPATLLTRLPPLHYFAFLAGRGIYKGALEFIEADREAP, encoded by the coding sequence ATGAGCGTGCGCAAGTACGAAGACTTGTTTCGCAAGGCTTACGAGGGCTACGCGGCCATGGCCTGGGGTGCGGGCGCTGTGCTCTTGATGGTGCATCGGCCGCCCTGGTGGCATCTCATCGTGCCAGTCCTGGTGCTGTTGTCGGTATCCCGGGCGTTACAGGTCAAGCGCCTGTGGTCGTTCCGCTTGGCGCTGTCACTCGCGCGCGGGCGCACGATCACCTTGGCAGATTTGATGCAACGATCGCGCTTTTACTGCAAACGCGGCATGTTGTCCCTGGGGCGCGGATATTCGTGGACGCAGCGGCACGCGGAAATCGCTGACCAGATCCTCAACCGGAACGTCGATGAGCTTCCGGATTTGCCGCTGTTCGTTCGAGAGGCGATGCTGGAGCTGGAGCACAAGCCCAGGGATGCGTTGACCAAGATCGATAAGATGAAGCTCGCGGTGATCAGGAAGATCCTTCCGTCGAACACGAAACCTGTGCTCGATTCGGATATCGGTGCGCCATGGATTCACGGGATCGGCATCGAGCAAGAGCAGGACCTGGGTATCCCGTTCACATCGTTGGCGGGGCATACGCTGATCACAGGAACCACGCGCGCAGGCAAAACGCGCCTTTACGAGAGCATCACTGCGCAGATCGTTGATATTGGCAGTGCGCTGATCGTCATCGACCCCAAGAAGGATATCGATTGGGTGTCGATGCTCAAACTGATGTGCCGGCTCAAAGGGCGCAAGTTTCTATATTTCGACCCGGCCCAGCCCTCCAAGTCCATCCGGCTGCAACCACTGCAGAACTGGAACACCAAATCCGAGCCGGCCACCCGCATCGGCCAACTCGTCGATGCCGATGGCTCGTTCGCTGCGTTCGCCTGGAAAACCCTGTACCGCGTGCATCGCGCCCTGATCGCGACCGGTCAGCGGCCCACGATTCGCAACACCAAGCGCTATGTGCAAATGGGCGTGGAGGGGCTGGCCGAGAAATTGCTGTCCATACACTTTGCGGACAAGCACGGCCCCGAGTGGGATCGCGATTTGAAGAACTTGCCCAAGGACGGCAAGACAATGACCCGCCTGGATTGGTGCATCGCCAAGTTCATTGCCGATGGCGAATCCGATGACATCATCGAAGGCATCATCTCGATGGTCAAGCACAGCAAAGAGCATTATTCGAAGATGGTGCAAGTGCTGGAGCCCATTTTGGAAATGCTGGGATCCGATGAACTCGGGGATCTGCTCTCGCCGGATCACCAGGACTTGACTGACAAGCGTCCGATCTACGACATGAGGCGCGTCATCGACGAGAAGGCCGTCTTGTACATCGCGCTCGATTCGCTGTCCAACAAGACCATCGCCTCGGCCATCGGCTCCATCTTGCTGGCTGATCTGTCGAGCACGCTCGGGGCCATCTACAACTTCAGCACTCCCACTGATGCCTACCTTTTCGTCGATGAGGTGGCCGAGGTGGCCAACGATCAGTTGATCCAGATACTCAACAAAGGCGGCGGCGCGGGCATCAAGTGCTTCCTGGCGATGCAAGCCATCGCCGATCTGACCGTGCGCCTGGGAAGCAAGGACAAGTGCGAGCAGGTCTTGGCCAACTTGAACAACATCATCAGCTTGCGCATCCGCAGCGCCGAGACCGCAAAGTACGTCTCGGAGTTGTTCGGTGAAGTCAAGACGCGCACGATGGACGTGTCATACAGTTCGGGTTCGGAGTCCAGCGCGGCATTTACCGAGTTCCGCAGCAACACATCGCGGTCGTTGAAGGCGGAACGTTCATCGCTGATACCGGCCACGCTGCTCACGCGGCTGCCGCCACTGCACTACTTTGCATTCCTGGCCGGGCGCGGCATCTACAAGGGCGCCCTGGAGTTCATCGAGGCCGACCGGGAGGCCCCATGA
- a CDS encoding TraI domain-containing protein yields the protein MHSKPTTPKTLFEKLVGPRHFPELLVATSLGRAQFLGEYVPVAERLAMCVQDLPLTPDVFKQPGGALQCGLQAGLLAVRASDATIFLPKATAQERQKNDPIFRWLAYCAALASTYLICLGQVEVVLDGGETFSFASHVPLSQAGKGFTANWKASPSGVNEAGLIYLQSFFYSGQFAHLEPPSMVAALGGAINPLLAATPHESPLGRVVRTSLALVIEAQRQREAASIADAEPVAMGDVPVQGKAVASARLAQADALRPAQAPASEVQAAVAAPAVALRTSQAATKQAPLTINSKVVEWAQALALIESMDGEITVDDKGIRLSRKALGFGATPKENYTALYEAGVVIEKGADFALCNRALADVYAQAKKKVSKA from the coding sequence ATGCACTCGAAACCCACCACGCCCAAGACTCTTTTCGAAAAGCTTGTCGGCCCCAGGCACTTCCCGGAACTGCTGGTTGCCACGTCGCTGGGCAGAGCGCAGTTCCTTGGCGAATATGTGCCCGTCGCAGAGCGCTTGGCCATGTGCGTTCAGGACTTGCCGCTCACGCCGGATGTTTTCAAGCAACCCGGGGGAGCGTTGCAATGCGGGCTGCAGGCCGGGCTGCTTGCCGTGCGCGCCAGCGATGCCACGATCTTCCTGCCCAAGGCAACGGCCCAGGAGCGCCAGAAAAACGATCCGATCTTCCGCTGGCTGGCCTACTGCGCGGCGCTGGCAAGCACCTACCTCATCTGCTTGGGGCAGGTCGAGGTTGTGCTCGACGGCGGCGAGACGTTCTCGTTTGCCAGTCATGTCCCGCTGTCCCAGGCAGGCAAGGGTTTCACAGCGAATTGGAAGGCAAGCCCTTCAGGGGTGAATGAGGCAGGACTGATCTATCTGCAGTCGTTTTTCTATTCAGGCCAGTTCGCGCATCTGGAGCCACCGTCCATGGTGGCCGCCCTGGGCGGGGCCATCAATCCCCTGCTTGCCGCGACGCCCCATGAATCCCCGTTGGGACGGGTGGTCAGGACTTCGCTCGCCCTGGTGATCGAGGCGCAGCGCCAGCGTGAGGCTGCGTCGATTGCCGATGCCGAGCCGGTGGCCATGGGCGATGTTCCTGTGCAAGGCAAGGCCGTGGCAAGCGCTCGCTTGGCGCAGGCCGATGCGCTTCGTCCTGCGCAGGCACCGGCAAGTGAGGTGCAAGCGGCGGTTGCGGCTCCAGCAGTTGCTTTACGGACATCTCAAGCTGCCACGAAGCAGGCCCCTCTGACAATCAATTCAAAGGTCGTGGAGTGGGCGCAGGCATTGGCCCTGATCGAGTCGATGGACGGGGAGATCACGGTCGATGACAAGGGTATCCGCTTGAGCCGCAAAGCGCTGGGATTCGGTGCAACGCCCAAGGAGAACTACACGGCACTGTACGAGGCCGGCGTGGTGATCGAAAAAGGCGCTGACTTCGCGCTTTGCAACAGGGCGCTGGCGGACGTGTACGCACAAGCGAAGAAGAAGGTGTCCAAAGCATGA
- a CDS encoding FlhC family transcriptional regulator → MARRVDLQLYETAKVMAKMQARACVISRITGLSIADTRKIWHDEMGRSSPSGQQPNDDQWFLKSPLRRMHGALILQLYARAQKAMPPHAAFTHAYYHYARLTAGLAPRSTWQGDPAFRQSEDDYVIPFLRAHFLTLLYTDETLSDGQRKCNLQTRRCKSCGTLYLGHVEEVSSKCPICVAQKK, encoded by the coding sequence ATGGCCCGCAGAGTCGATCTCCAACTCTACGAGACGGCAAAGGTGATGGCCAAGATGCAGGCTCGCGCTTGTGTCATCAGCCGCATCACCGGCCTGTCAATCGCCGATACCCGGAAAATCTGGCACGACGAAATGGGGCGAAGCTCCCCGAGCGGGCAGCAGCCCAACGATGATCAGTGGTTCCTGAAATCGCCTCTCCGGCGTATGCATGGGGCACTGATTCTTCAGTTGTATGCGCGCGCGCAAAAAGCCATGCCACCGCATGCCGCATTCACCCACGCTTACTACCATTACGCCCGGTTGACGGCCGGCTTGGCGCCGCGCTCGACTTGGCAAGGCGACCCCGCATTCCGGCAGAGCGAGGACGATTATGTCATTCCGTTTTTGCGGGCGCATTTCCTGACGCTTCTCTACACCGACGAAACACTGTCGGATGGACAGCGCAAATGCAATCTCCAGACTCGGCGCTGCAAGTCCTGCGGCACGCTCTATCTGGGCCATGTCGAAGAAGTCAGTAGCAAATGTCCAATTTGCGTGGCACAGAAGAAGTGA
- a CDS encoding DNA adenine methylase, which translates to MRHPSRPALRYHGGKFRLAPWIMKFFPPHNVYTEAYGGAAGVLLQKPRSHGEVYNDLDGHIVAFFRCLREPNKRDELVQAITLTPYARAEFELAWEPAPEQDIVEQARRTVIRAQMGFGSGGATKGRVGLRIDTMRKYTTAQMNWAKYPSVLLQVAERFQAVLIENRPAIDVLEQHDSADTLHFIDPPYVPSTRVTDAAYAHEMSAADHGELLDMAQKLKGMIVLSGYPCALYEARLPGWRSFRTRARISSGRGTALRTEVVWLNPTCERALSGCAGDLFAQVT; encoded by the coding sequence ATGAGACACCCGAGCCGACCGGCGTTGCGCTACCACGGGGGCAAATTCCGGCTCGCTCCGTGGATCATGAAGTTTTTCCCGCCCCACAATGTCTACACCGAGGCTTATGGCGGTGCGGCTGGGGTGCTGCTGCAAAAGCCACGCAGCCACGGCGAGGTGTACAACGATCTGGACGGCCACATCGTGGCGTTCTTTCGTTGCCTGCGCGAGCCGAACAAGCGCGACGAACTGGTGCAGGCGATCACGCTGACGCCCTATGCACGCGCCGAGTTCGAGCTGGCATGGGAGCCGGCGCCGGAGCAGGACATTGTCGAGCAGGCCCGTCGCACGGTGATACGCGCCCAAATGGGCTTTGGCTCTGGCGGCGCCACGAAGGGCCGCGTAGGGCTGCGCATTGACACCATGCGCAAATACACCACTGCGCAGATGAATTGGGCGAAGTACCCGAGTGTGCTGCTGCAGGTTGCCGAACGGTTCCAGGCGGTGCTGATCGAGAACCGCCCGGCCATCGATGTGCTGGAGCAGCATGACAGCGCCGACACGCTGCACTTCATCGACCCACCATATGTTCCCAGCACCAGGGTGACAGATGCCGCTTACGCACACGAGATGAGCGCCGCTGACCACGGCGAACTACTGGACATGGCGCAGAAACTCAAAGGAATGATCGTGTTGTCCGGCTATCCCTGTGCGCTGTACGAAGCGCGCCTGCCCGGCTGGCGCTCGTTCAGGACACGGGCGCGTATCAGCAGTGGACGCGGGACTGCCCTGCGCACCGAGGTGGTGTGGCTCAACCCCACCTGCGAGCGCGCCCTCAGTGGCTGTGCGGGGGATCTTTTTGCGCAGGTGACGTGA
- a CDS encoding phosphoadenosine phosphosulfate reductase domain-containing protein yields the protein MSLKHVISVSGGKDSTATLLIALERCRREDIIAIFCDTGNEHEQTYEYLAYLEQALDIRIHRLKAEFSAQLATKRMFIARDQRTGRVYESAVVFDACGNPVSKRDTRGNIVMRTVTRNGVKVAEPVQKTKKVGSGRRLRWSNKAKRRALAVLMPTGNPFLDLCLWKGRFPSSTARFCTQELKRDMAVAFQLDLIEQGFRVLSWQGVRRDESHQRRGAKLSERIGPGLWAFRPIVAWTSDEVFRFCSAKGIQPNPLYKQGMSRVGCMPCINVKKAELRQIASRFPAHIERIAEWEHLVGQASKRGFSTFLSDAHDAADRRQVFADLNIWARVEWSKTTRGGRQFDLLADLDAPAACASAYGLCE from the coding sequence GTGAGCCTCAAGCACGTCATCAGCGTATCCGGCGGCAAGGACAGCACCGCCACATTGTTGATCGCCCTCGAACGCTGCCGACGCGAGGACATCATCGCGATCTTCTGCGACACCGGCAACGAGCACGAGCAGACCTACGAATACCTGGCCTATCTGGAGCAGGCGCTGGATATCAGGATTCATCGCCTGAAGGCGGAGTTTTCTGCGCAGCTTGCGACCAAGCGCATGTTCATTGCCCGTGACCAGCGCACGGGCCGGGTGTACGAAAGCGCCGTCGTTTTTGATGCCTGCGGCAATCCAGTTTCCAAGCGCGATACACGCGGCAACATCGTGATGCGCACGGTCACGCGCAATGGTGTGAAGGTCGCCGAGCCGGTGCAAAAGACCAAAAAGGTCGGCAGCGGGCGGCGCCTGCGCTGGAGCAACAAGGCCAAGCGCAGGGCGCTCGCCGTGTTGATGCCCACCGGCAACCCGTTTCTCGACCTTTGCTTGTGGAAGGGGCGCTTTCCCAGTAGCACCGCGCGGTTCTGCACGCAGGAACTCAAACGCGATATGGCGGTGGCATTCCAGCTCGATTTGATCGAGCAAGGCTTTCGCGTGTTGTCATGGCAAGGAGTGCGTCGTGATGAGTCGCACCAGCGGCGGGGAGCTAAATTGTCCGAGCGCATCGGCCCCGGGCTGTGGGCGTTCAGGCCCATCGTTGCGTGGACGTCCGATGAGGTTTTCAGATTCTGCTCGGCCAAAGGCATACAGCCCAATCCGCTGTACAAACAGGGCATGAGCCGGGTCGGTTGCATGCCCTGCATCAACGTCAAAAAAGCCGAGTTGCGCCAGATCGCCAGCCGCTTTCCTGCGCACATCGAGCGCATCGCCGAGTGGGAGCATTTGGTCGGCCAGGCCAGCAAGCGCGGGTTCAGCACGTTCCTGTCCGACGCGCACGATGCGGCAGATCGACGCCAGGTGTTTGCCGATTTGAATATTTGGGCGCGCGTCGAGTGGTCCAAGACCACCCGCGGCGGGCGCCAGTTTGATCTGCTCGCCGACTTGGACGCCCCGGCGGCCTGCGCATCGGCTTACGGGCTTTGCGAATGA
- a CDS encoding DNA adenine methylase has protein sequence MTAPARPVLRYHGGKWRLAPWIIGHFPAHRVYVEPFGGAGSVLLRKPRAYAEVYNDLDGELVNLFHVARDRGPALSQALRLTPFARREFIDSYQPSSDCLEQARRTVVRSFMGFGSNSHNKRSGFRNNSNRCGTTPAHDWANYPQALEQVIDRLRGVVIESKDAVSLIGQMDGDGTLFYVDPPYVLSTRDKGHDYRHEMTDADHESLAQTLHRVKGFVVLSGYPNRLYARLFPDWQCIERHVFADGARQRVECLWLNPPCSAALIGQQAQQRLIA, from the coding sequence ATGACTGCGCCTGCCCGCCCGGTGCTGCGCTACCACGGCGGCAAATGGCGCCTGGCGCCGTGGATCATCGGTCATTTTCCGGCCCACCGGGTCTATGTCGAGCCGTTCGGTGGCGCCGGCTCGGTGTTGCTGCGCAAGCCGCGCGCATACGCCGAGGTCTACAACGATCTGGATGGCGAGTTGGTCAACTTGTTCCATGTGGCCCGCGACCGAGGTCCGGCGCTCAGTCAAGCCCTGCGCTTGACGCCGTTTGCCCGGCGCGAATTCATCGACAGCTATCAGCCGAGCAGTGATTGTCTGGAGCAGGCGCGGCGCACGGTTGTGCGCTCGTTCATGGGGTTTGGCTCGAACTCGCACAACAAGCGCTCGGGCTTCAGAAACAACTCGAACCGCTGCGGCACCACGCCAGCGCACGACTGGGCCAACTACCCGCAGGCCCTCGAGCAGGTCATCGACAGGCTGCGCGGTGTTGTCATCGAGAGCAAGGATGCCGTCTCGCTCATCGGGCAGATGGATGGAGATGGCACTCTTTTCTACGTGGATCCGCCCTATGTCTTATCCACCCGGGACAAGGGCCACGATTACCGGCACGAGATGACCGATGCAGATCACGAGAGCCTGGCGCAAACCCTGCATCGGGTCAAAGGCTTCGTGGTTCTCAGCGGCTACCCGAATCGGCTCTATGCGCGGCTTTTTCCGGATTGGCAGTGCATCGAACGCCATGTGTTTGCCGATGGCGCCAGACAGCGCGTCGAGTGCCTTTGGCTGAATCCGCCTTGCAGTGCCGCGCTGATCGGGCAGCAGGCGCAACAAAGGTTGATTGCATGA